The genomic segment ATTGCCCGACGGATCCTCTGGAATGCCCTTACGGAAAGAAAAACTATACACTCTTACCACCAGCGGTCCCTTACCATCATATTTAGAATAGGTGGCAGGTCCGTCCTGCGGATGCGCACGATAGATATTGTTGTCGGTAGTCTTATAGCCGTCTGCACGACTCAGCGCCACACTCTCTATCACCTTGAACTGTGGCAATTCGGTCAGTCTTCTCAACATATCCATCATATAAGGATAAGGGAATACCTTGTCTCCCATTTTCAGAAGATCGCGTAAATTCTGGATAGCCGGCGGAATGCTGTCAATGAAATGCTTCTTGCGCTCGAAATAACCACGGAATCCATAGGCACCCAACACTTGCAAGGTACGGAAGAGCACAAAAAGACTCAACCGATTTACAAAATGTCGCACCGTAGGTACCTCGGTATAATGTTTCAATGACTGGTAGTATTCCCAAACCAGTTCTCTGCGCAGTTTGAACGGATACTTAGCAGATGCCTGCCAGAGGAATGAGGCCAGATCATAATAAAATGGTCCCTTTCGGCCACCCTGAAAATCAATAAAGTATGGATTTCCCTTATCATCCAGCATGATGTTGCGCGCCTGAAAATCGCGATAAAGGAAACAATCCATCGGTTCTGATGTCAGATCCTTGGCAAAAAGCCGGAAGTTGGCTTCGAGCTTCAGTTCGTGAAAATCCAAATCGGTAGGCTTCAGGAAACAATACTTGAAGTAGTTGAGGTCGAAGAGTACACTGTCTACATCGAATTCTGGCTGCGGATAGCAGTTCTGCCAATCCAATCCTCTTGCACCGCGAATCTGGATATTCGGAAGTTCACGAATGGTTTTCTTAAGGAGTTCCTTCTCTTTCTGATTGTAACGTCCGCCCGCATCTCGTCCGCCCTTGATGGCATCGAAAAGCGAAGTACCGCCAAGGTCTGTCTGAAGATAGCAGAGTTCATCATCGCTCACCGCCAGAATCTGGGGAACAGGCAACTGTCTGAGCTGGAAATGCTGAGCCAGATATACAAAGGCATGATCCTCATCACGACTGGTTCCTATCACACCAATTACCGTATCACCATCATGCCCAATGATACGGAAATACTGCCGGTTACTCCCCTGCCCTGCCAATTTTATGACATCCGCCGGTTCTTCACCCGCCCATTTTTTATATAAATCAATCAGCTTTTCCATCATTATTCAGTTTACGTCGTTTCCGATCATCATCAATCTTCTGTGCGAAGTTATCTCCGATAAAGAGAAGCAATAAGATACCCAGCGTAGTAAGGAACGAGTTTGTAGTAGTCATTCCCAACTCTGCCTTTGTAATATAAATGAGTCCTCCGATAACAATCAGAAAGACCACTGCTTTTTTCCAATCAATATTGTTCATGCTATGAATTTTCTATTATGCTGCAAAATTACACAATTAAATTGAGAAAACAAAATAAAAACAAAAAAAAATCGGATGTCTCACGACAACCGATTTCCAAAAACAAACTACTTAAAAACTAATCTACTAAAACAAATCAAAAAAATATCTTTGCCATCCCTTCGGATGATACTTTCTTTTATTTACGATGCAAAGTTACAAAAAAAGATTATTCGAACCAAATAATTTTGCTATTTTTTGCATCTTTATGACTAAAAAAACAAAAAAATAGGGATAATTCGCTGAGAATCACCCCTATTTGATATTTTCGCTTTGCAAACTCGCTGTCTTACGATGTGCTTTGTTTGCTCAAATTATTCATCTAATTACATCATGCCACCCATACCAGGTGCTGCAGCTGGTGCAACTGGTGCAGGCTCTGGTTTGTCAACCAACACACACTCTGTTGTCAGGAACAAGCCTGCGATAGAAGCAGCATTCTCCAAAGCTACACGCTCTACCTTGGCAGGATCTACGATACCAGCCTGACGCATATCTTCGTAAACGTCCTTGCGGGCATTGTAACCGAAGTCACCCTCGCCCTCGCGTACCTTATTTACTACTACAGAACCCTCGCCACCGGCATTGGCAACAATCTGACGGAGAGGCTCCTCAATAGCACGCTCTACGATACGGATACCTGTTGTCTCGTCAGCGTTATCACCCTTCATATCCTTCAACGCCTCGAGAGCACGGATATAAGTAGTTCCACCACCAGCAACGATACCTTCCTCGATAGCGGCACGGGTAGCGCAGAGTGCATCGTCAACACGATCCTTCTTCTCCTTCATCTCAACCTCAGAGTTGGCACCTACATAGAGGACAGCTACACCACCGGCGAGCTTAGCCAGACGCTCCTGAAGTTTCTCCTTATCATATGAAGACTTGGTATTCTCAATTTCGTTTTTGATCTGAGCTACGCGATCCTGGATATTAGCCTTCTCGCCATGACCATTAACGATAGTTGTATTGTCCTTGTTGACGGTAACCTTGTCAGCTGAACCCAGCATATCCAAAGTTGCCTGCTCCAACTTCAAGCCCTTCTCCTCAGAGATAACAACACCGCCAGTCAACACTGCGATATCCTCCAGCATAGCCTTGCGACGGTCGCCGAAGCCAGGAGCCTTTACAGCACAAATCTTCAAACCGCCACGCAAACGGTTAACTACCAATGTAGTCAAAGCCTCAGAATCAACATCCTCAGCGATAACCAACAAAGGACGACCACTCTCAGCAGCAGGCTGGAGAATTGGCAAGAACTCCTTCAAGTTAGAAATCTTCTTATCATAAAGAAGGATGTATGGGTTATCCATTACACACTCCATCTTGTCTGCATCTGTCATGAAGTAACCGCTCAAGTAACCACGGTCAAACTGCATACCCTCAACAACACCGATGTTGGTATCACGGCTCTTGCTCTCCTCGATAGTGATGACACCATCCTTAGAAACCTTGCGCATTGCGTCAGCCAAGAGCTTACCAATCTCAGCATCATTGTTGGCAGAAACAGTAGCCACCTGCTCAATCTTATCGTAGTTGTCGTCTACCTGTTCAGCATGTTCCTTTATGAAGGCAACAACAGCAGCCACAGCCTTGTCGATACCACGCTTCAAGTCCATTGGGTTTGCACCTGCAGTAACGTTCTTCAAGCCCTCTGTTACGATAGCCTGAGTCAGGATAGTAGCAGTTGTTGTACCATCACCGGCATCATCACCGGTCTTGCTGGCAACGCTCTTAACAAGCTGAGCACCAGTATTTTCGAATTTATCCTCTAACTCTACTTCCTTAGCCACGGTAACACCATCTTTAGTAATCTGAGGAGCACCAAACTTCTTTTCGATTACCACGTTGCGGCCCTTAGGACCGAGAGTTACCTTTACTGCATTTGCCAACTGATCAACACCCTTCTTCAAGAGGTCGCGGGCATCCATATTATATTTAATATCTTTAGCCATAATATATTCTTTCTAATAATGTTTAAATAAATATCAGCAAAAAGTTTTTTTACCTTTTTACTTTTTTACCTTTAAGAATTACTCTTCTACTACAGCGAGTACATCGCTCTGACGCATCATGATATATTTAGTACCATCGAATTCGAGTTCTGTGCCAGCATACTTACCATAGAGTACGGTATCACCTTCTTTGAGAATCATCTCTTCGTCTTTCGTACCCTTACCTGTAGCAACGACCTTACCACGCTGTGGTTTCTCTTTTGCTGTATCAGGGATAATAATTCCACCTACTTTTTCTTCAGCTGGTGCAGGAAGTACCAGCACTCTGTCTGCTAATGGTTTAATGTTCATGATTCTATAATATTTTAATTGTTATACATTTATTTTGCCAACAGGTATTGCTACCCGTCACTCCGACGATATACGAAAAACGTGCCAAAGCATCCATACTGACACTTTGACACGTTTAAATACTGACATTATATCACAAAAACTTGTGTTTTATTTCATTTTCCACTGATAATCGAATCTTTCAATATCCTCCTCAACCAGTGGATTACCATTCTGAACTTCGATGAAAGTCAGCTGTGTAATCGCCTTGATGGCATGATAATGCTCCAGAGGAATCACCACGGTATCACCAGCCTTCACATGTTTCTCCTCACCATCAAGTACAAAGATGCCCTCACCTTCTACGAATGTCCACACCTCTGAACGATGGTGATGAAGCTGATAACTGATATTCTTACCTGGCTTCAAGGTAATACTCTTGGTGAGCGAATGATTGCCGTCAGCATACTCAGAATCGTCAATCACCCGATAAGTACCCCACCTTCTTTCCTCATACATCGGACGCGGAGTAAGATGTTCTACCGCCTTCTTGATGTCCTCGGAATATTTCTTTGCACAGACGAAGATGCCATCAGGACTCGCTGCAACAACAGCATCCTTCAAGCCATCCACATACAGAGGCAACTGGAGTTCGTTGATGACATGCGTATTCTCGCAATGACTTCCCATCACCGCATTACCAATGCTGGCATGGTGCAGCTCATCAGTGAGTGTATTCCAGGTACCCAGGTCCTTCCATTCACCATTAAACGGTACTACCGCTACCGATTCAGCCTTCTCCGCCACCTCGTAGTCGAAAGAGATTTTTGGAAATTCGCTATATCTTGCACGAGTATCTTCAAAGTTCTCACTCTGCATATACTTACGTACAATCTGCATCATATAGCCCAAACGGAAAGCGAAGACACCACCATTCCAGTAAGCACCCTCCTCCAGGAGTTTCTCTGCTGTAGGCACATCCGGTTTCTCGGTAAATCTCTTCACTATCTGATACTTCTCTCCTTCAGCAAAAGGAACCACATAACCATATTTTGCACTTGGATAAGTAGGTTTGATACCCATCAGCACGAGGTCGGCGACGTTTTTCTCCACACATTCCACCATACGGGCTATGGTATGGAAATATTCCAACTCGGTATAAGGATCACAAGGCATAATAACCACAACCTCATCATCCTCACATTTCTTCTTCAGTTTCAGATAACTTGCAGCTAAAGCGATAGCAGGGAAAGTATCACGCCTCTCCGGTTCGGTAACCACAGAAACCCGCTCTCCCAGCTGGTTCTGGATGATATCCAGCTGACTGGCGTTTGTAGCAAGCGTAATATCGTTGGTCAGATTTGCTTCCTGAGCCTGACGTACCACGCGCTGAACCATACTTTCCATCTCCCCATTCTCCTTTTCGAGCAATGGCAAGAACTGTTTGCTTCTAGCATTATTGCTAAGTGGCCAGAGCCTT from the Segatella copri genome contains:
- the groL gene encoding chaperonin GroEL (60 kDa chaperone family; promotes refolding of misfolded polypeptides especially under stressful conditions; forms two stacked rings of heptamers to form a barrel-shaped 14mer; ends can be capped by GroES; misfolded proteins enter the barrel where they are refolded when GroES binds) encodes the protein MAKDIKYNMDARDLLKKGVDQLANAVKVTLGPKGRNVVIEKKFGAPQITKDGVTVAKEVELEDKFENTGAQLVKSVASKTGDDAGDGTTTATILTQAIVTEGLKNVTAGANPMDLKRGIDKAVAAVVAFIKEHAEQVDDNYDKIEQVATVSANNDAEIGKLLADAMRKVSKDGVITIEESKSRDTNIGVVEGMQFDRGYLSGYFMTDADKMECVMDNPYILLYDKKISNLKEFLPILQPAAESGRPLLVIAEDVDSEALTTLVVNRLRGGLKICAVKAPGFGDRRKAMLEDIAVLTGGVVISEEKGLKLEQATLDMLGSADKVTVNKDNTTIVNGHGEKANIQDRVAQIKNEIENTKSSYDKEKLQERLAKLAGGVAVLYVGANSEVEMKEKKDRVDDALCATRAAIEEGIVAGGGTTYIRALEALKDMKGDNADETTGIRIVERAIEEPLRQIVANAGGEGSVVVNKVREGEGDFGYNARKDVYEDMRQAGIVDPAKVERVALENAASIAGLFLTTECVLVDKPEPAPVAPAAAPGMGGMM
- a CDS encoding sugar phosphate nucleotidyltransferase; its protein translation is MQLILLSGGSGKRLWPLSNNARSKQFLPLLEKENGEMESMVQRVVRQAQEANLTNDITLATNASQLDIIQNQLGERVSVVTEPERRDTFPAIALAASYLKLKKKCEDDEVVVIMPCDPYTELEYFHTIARMVECVEKNVADLVLMGIKPTYPSAKYGYVVPFAEGEKYQIVKRFTEKPDVPTAEKLLEEGAYWNGGVFAFRLGYMMQIVRKYMQSENFEDTRARYSEFPKISFDYEVAEKAESVAVVPFNGEWKDLGTWNTLTDELHHASIGNAVMGSHCENTHVINELQLPLYVDGLKDAVVAASPDGIFVCAKKYSEDIKKAVEHLTPRPMYEERRWGTYRVIDDSEYADGNHSLTKSITLKPGKNISYQLHHHRSEVWTFVEGEGIFVLDGEEKHVKAGDTVVIPLEHYHAIKAITQLTFIEVQNGNPLVEEDIERFDYQWKMK
- a CDS encoding co-chaperone GroES, encoding MNIKPLADRVLVLPAPAEEKVGGIIIPDTAKEKPQRGKVVATGKGTKDEEMILKEGDTVLYGKYAGTELEFDGTKYIMMRQSDVLAVVEE
- a CDS encoding RapZ C-terminal domain-containing protein; the encoded protein is MEKLIDLYKKWAGEEPADVIKLAGQGSNRQYFRIIGHDGDTVIGVIGTSRDEDHAFVYLAQHFQLRQLPVPQILAVSDDELCYLQTDLGGTSLFDAIKGGRDAGGRYNQKEKELLKKTIRELPNIQIRGARGLDWQNCYPQPEFDVDSVLFDLNYFKYCFLKPTDLDFHELKLEANFRLFAKDLTSEPMDCFLYRDFQARNIMLDDKGNPYFIDFQGGRKGPFYYDLASFLWQASAKYPFKLRRELVWEYYQSLKHYTEVPTVRHFVNRLSLFVLFRTLQVLGAYGFRGYFERKKHFIDSIPPAIQNLRDLLKMGDKVFPYPYMMDMLRRLTELPQFKVIESVALSRADGYKTTDNNIYRAHPQDGPATYSKYDGKGPLVVRVYSFSFRKGIPEDPSGNGGGYVFDCRSTHNPGRYEPYKKLTGLDEPVIRFLEDDGEILKFLDHVYALADHHVNRYMQRGFTSLMFCFGCTGGQHRSVYSAQHLAEHIHRKFGVEVQICHREQHIEQVLPAKQ